The following coding sequences lie in one Candidatus Phytoplasma solani genomic window:
- the pheT gene encoding phenylalanine--tRNA ligase subunit beta → MKILEPILKKHLSNIPSSKRFFDLINNYISEVKTLTPISKNTNLVVGKILNFQKVPNSKKLNLVTVDLGKKIVKIVCGANNLAKNRKVIVSSQGSFLAGLNSILQNKTICGIFSEGMICALDELGFDPSILTEEEKAGIFLFEDPDDRIPLGSDALIPLGMDGFILELGVTPNRADLLSYFGFAKDLKAVLKSNPCYQDDQTKVFEEPQTKKFFNSLLTLPKVCFSVVIESKACYEYNACMLENIKIKPSPLWLRNTLLQSDIKPINNVVDITNLILLKYGIPLHAFDSQKIKEIKVRQAFNQEIITTLNQNVFQLDQNDLVITDGIKPIALAGIVGLLESGIKENTQKIILEAAYFLPVTIAKTSQKLKIKTQSSLRFERGIDPDLIPLALMHACDLLVSLADAKITSQPIRQKKQVLKPKVLDLNLAFVKSKTGIAFSLTQTQNWLSNLDYQVLSTKSDNLKLSAPLRRYDIKIKENVVADLVRLYGYHNVINIKTTKSPQAQMTLKQKNIRELKKILVNLGFYETVTYSLISAEMFEAFSYQKERIKITNPLSQDKVILRQSLLSSLVEVLSQQHKRQAFDNAFFEISKVYYLQEEILSLGLALSGKFLNSGWLKQDVNNSFFVLKGLIEKISTFLGIQLTFQKSTDNSNLHPGIQAKILYNNQVIGMIGKTHPLLNEKHHLKDSFLCEFLLLNDFLTQKNQVLYQPISKFPVITRDLSFLIEKKYHFFDIIQTIKSNLSFDLVDCQLFDVYQTNEEQQLSLALRFTFSNPYKNLQNAEIDKNLAQIITTLIQNYQITIR, encoded by the coding sequence ATGAAAATTCTTGAACCAATTTTAAAAAAACATTTAAGCAATATCCCATCTTCCAAGCGTTTTTTTGACTTAATCAATAATTATATTAGCGAAGTTAAAACTCTTACTCCAATATCTAAAAATACTAATTTAGTAGTGGGAAAAATATTAAACTTTCAAAAAGTTCCTAACTCAAAAAAACTAAACTTAGTCACCGTTGATCTAGGTAAAAAAATTGTAAAAATTGTCTGTGGAGCTAATAATTTAGCCAAAAACCGTAAAGTCATTGTCTCTTCGCAAGGTTCATTTTTGGCAGGACTAAATTCAATTCTCCAAAATAAAACCATTTGTGGTATTTTTTCTGAAGGAATGATTTGTGCTTTAGATGAATTAGGTTTTGATCCAAGTATTTTAACAGAAGAAGAAAAAGCAGGAATTTTTCTTTTTGAAGATCCTGATGACAGAATCCCACTTGGTAGTGATGCTTTAATTCCTTTAGGAATGGATGGATTTATTTTAGAATTAGGTGTAACTCCCAATCGGGCAGATCTTTTATCTTATTTTGGTTTTGCCAAAGATCTAAAAGCTGTTTTAAAAAGTAATCCTTGCTACCAAGACGACCAAACAAAAGTATTTGAAGAGCCGCAAACAAAAAAATTTTTTAACTCTTTGTTAACTTTACCAAAAGTGTGTTTTTCGGTTGTAATTGAAAGTAAAGCTTGCTATGAATACAACGCTTGTATGTTAGAAAATATCAAAATCAAACCCTCACCTTTATGGCTCAGAAATACCCTTTTACAATCAGATATCAAACCGATTAATAATGTAGTTGATATCACTAATTTAATTTTGCTTAAATACGGCATCCCTTTGCATGCTTTTGACTCACAAAAGATCAAAGAAATTAAAGTTAGACAAGCCTTTAATCAAGAAATAATTACAACATTAAACCAAAATGTCTTTCAATTAGATCAAAATGATTTAGTTATCACAGACGGTATCAAACCAATCGCTTTAGCTGGGATTGTGGGTCTTTTAGAAAGTGGCATCAAAGAAAACACTCAAAAAATTATTTTAGAAGCGGCTTACTTTTTACCAGTAACCATTGCCAAAACTAGTCAAAAGTTAAAAATCAAAACTCAAAGTTCTTTACGTTTTGAAAGAGGGATTGACCCTGATTTAATTCCTTTAGCTTTGATGCATGCATGCGATCTTTTAGTCTCTTTAGCTGATGCCAAAATTACTAGTCAACCGATTAGACAAAAAAAACAAGTTTTAAAACCAAAAGTTCTTGATTTGAATCTAGCTTTTGTGAAAAGCAAAACTGGAATTGCCTTTTCGCTTACCCAAACTCAAAACTGGTTATCAAACTTAGATTATCAAGTTTTATCAACTAAATCAGATAATTTAAAACTATCTGCCCCTTTGCGTCGATATGATATTAAAATCAAAGAAAATGTTGTTGCTGATTTAGTTCGTCTTTATGGTTATCACAACGTTATTAACATCAAAACAACTAAAAGCCCACAAGCTCAAATGACTTTAAAACAAAAAAATATCAGAGAACTGAAAAAAATATTAGTTAATTTAGGTTTTTATGAAACTGTCACTTATAGTTTAATCAGCGCTGAAATGTTTGAAGCTTTTAGTTACCAAAAAGAAAGAATCAAAATAACGAATCCTTTATCACAAGATAAAGTTATTTTAAGACAAAGTTTGTTAAGTAGTTTAGTCGAGGTTTTAAGTCAGCAACACAAAAGACAAGCTTTTGATAATGCTTTTTTTGAGATCAGTAAAGTCTATTATCTACAAGAAGAAATACTAAGTTTGGGACTTGCTTTAAGTGGTAAATTTTTAAATAGCGGTTGGTTAAAACAAGATGTCAATAATTCGTTTTTTGTTTTAAAAGGACTGATAGAAAAAATTAGTACCTTTTTAGGAATTCAACTGACCTTTCAAAAAAGTACTGATAATTCGAATCTTCATCCAGGCATTCAGGCCAAAATTTTATACAACAACCAAGTTATCGGGATGATAGGAAAAACTCACCCCTTATTAAACGAAAAGCATCACTTAAAAGATAGTTTTCTTTGTGAATTCTTGTTATTGAATGACTTTTTAACACAAAAAAACCAAGTTTTGTATCAACCAATCAGTAAATTTCCGGTTATCACTCGCGACTTATCTTTTTTGATCGAAAAAAAATATCATTTTTTTGATATCATTCAAACAATTAAAAGTAACTTATCTTTTGATTTGGTTGACTGTCAATTATTCGATGTTTATCAAACCAATGAAGAGCAACAACTTTCTTTAGCATTAAGATTTACTTTTTCAAATCCCTACAAAAACTTACAAAATGCTGAAATTGATAAAAATTTAGCTCAAATTATTACAACTTTAATCCAAAATTATCAAATTACGATTAGATAA
- a CDS encoding ATP-binding cassette domain-containing protein, with translation MFNIQKVSKSFITKTGFRTLALNDVSLKLPQKGLVFILGKSGSGKSTLLNLLGGLDTYDQGNITIKGYSTRSFKQSDLDTYRNGTVGFIFQDFNLIETMSVHENIALVLELQGQTPEHQVISDFLARVGMQQFQNRKINELSGGQKQRVAIVRALIKNPEIILADEPTGNLDSQTSQQVLSILKQLSQDHLVVVVSHDQESAYQFADRVIEFKDGTIVEDISRSRNSTKTKKPQFAKGQVLTEEMIKIIQTQQKNPLKENFEPTKEVLLDAQPTPFKQIKSQLPLGKSLKMGASALKNKKILLVFSVLITALMSFLFSIALQTLVFFQDEIKEIEQEAYESRDRKIGYCQNNPFYTEAKKKEMIDEVKQETKHIIEREVAWRRKIANATLITIAIFSLIAFFIIYMYFNASIKLKQREIGTLRALGAKGSTVAKIFFCEGFVYANIINVFVIICNLLRIFLIGHFVFTMEPSAIFKAAFTSPRFYFGLVTQFFYVFFIVFLSVVFPITRLSRKKPIDVLLNK, from the coding sequence ATGTTTAATATTCAAAAAGTTAGTAAATCTTTTATTACTAAAACTGGTTTTCGCACCTTAGCCTTAAATGATGTTTCTTTAAAATTACCACAAAAAGGATTAGTTTTTATTTTGGGAAAATCAGGTAGTGGTAAATCGACTTTATTAAATCTTTTAGGGGGTCTTGATACTTACGACCAAGGTAATATAACTATTAAAGGTTATTCGACACGTTCTTTTAAACAAAGTGATTTAGATACTTATCGCAATGGAACAGTTGGTTTTATTTTTCAAGATTTTAATTTAATCGAAACAATGAGTGTACACGAAAATATCGCCTTAGTCTTGGAATTGCAAGGACAAACTCCTGAACATCAAGTAATTTCTGATTTTTTGGCAAGAGTAGGGATGCAACAATTCCAAAATCGCAAAATCAATGAGTTATCTGGCGGACAAAAACAGCGTGTTGCTATTGTCAGAGCTTTAATTAAAAATCCAGAAATTATTTTAGCTGATGAACCAACAGGTAATCTTGATTCTCAAACTAGCCAACAGGTATTAAGTATTTTAAAGCAATTGTCGCAAGACCATTTAGTAGTTGTTGTTTCACACGACCAAGAAAGTGCTTATCAATTTGCTGACCGAGTAATTGAATTCAAAGATGGCACTATTGTAGAAGATATAAGTAGAAGTCGAAACTCTACTAAAACTAAAAAACCTCAATTCGCTAAAGGTCAAGTTTTGACTGAAGAAATGATTAAAATAATTCAAACACAACAAAAAAACCCTTTGAAAGAAAACTTTGAACCAACCAAAGAGGTTTTACTCGATGCCCAACCAACTCCATTTAAACAAATTAAAAGTCAATTACCTTTAGGTAAATCTTTGAAAATGGGCGCGAGTGCTTTAAAAAATAAAAAGATTTTGTTAGTTTTTTCTGTCTTAATAACAGCATTAATGTCTTTTTTGTTTTCTATTGCTTTGCAAACTTTGGTTTTTTTCCAAGATGAAATCAAGGAAATAGAACAAGAGGCATATGAATCTCGCGATCGTAAAATAGGTTATTGTCAAAACAACCCATTTTATACAGAAGCAAAAAAAAAAGAAATGATCGACGAAGTAAAACAAGAAACCAAACACATCATTGAACGTGAAGTTGCATGGAGACGCAAAATTGCAAATGCAACATTAATAACTATAGCTATTTTTAGTTTAATAGCTTTCTTTATTATTTATATGTATTTTAATGCTAGTATTAAGTTAAAACAAAGAGAAATTGGCACTTTGAGAGCTTTAGGAGCTAAAGGCTCAACCGTCGCTAAAATTTTTTTTTGTGAAGGTTTTGTTTATGCTAACATTATTAATGTATTTGTTATTATTTGTAATCTTTTAAGAATTTTTCTGATAGGGCATTTTGTGTTTACAATGGAACCATCAGCTATATTCAAAGCGGCGTTTACTTCTCCTAGATTTTATTTCGGTTTAGTTACTCAATTTTTTTATGTCTTTTTTATCGTTTTCCTTTCCGTTGTTTTTCCAATTACAAGATTATCTCGCAAAAAACCAATTGATGTTTTATTAAATAAATAA
- a CDS encoding ABC transporter permease subunit: protein MVFLLKKNNKSVKELIEKGIKTAIQENQEKLDDINSNIEQITDYYEKNFVPPAFGDYIQINEKLETTNKTNLDDKIQKILKTFPSYAKSFVNSLVVAIDSVVLGFLLSLLLVKAKILVNYYRQTQKKALMKMYQTFSFVIDRFVSFLNAIPISIQSLLVFNFITTIESFKNIKIAFSASLIVLLLNTIANLIQIMMHNINLLDKGQIEAGYALGMTQKQVFNCIIFEQSIKKTYPAVGKQFITNIKDTSLFSIIGFSSLLWQAQSNASVDLDIWTPYIIVCCVYLIIVFITNFILKILNRNKI, encoded by the coding sequence ATGGTATTTTTATTAAAAAAAAATAATAAGTCTGTAAAAGAACTAATTGAAAAAGGAATTAAAACTGCTATACAAGAAAATCAAGAAAAACTAGATGATATAAACTCAAATATAGAACAAATAACTGATTATTATGAAAAAAACTTTGTCCCACCAGCTTTTGGTGATTATATACAAATAAATGAAAAATTAGAAACTACAAATAAAACAAATTTAGATGATAAAATTCAAAAAATCTTAAAAACTTTTCCCTCTTATGCTAAAAGCTTTGTTAATTCTTTAGTTGTAGCGATAGATAGTGTTGTTTTGGGTTTTCTTTTATCTTTATTATTAGTGAAAGCTAAAATATTAGTAAATTATTATCGTCAAACTCAAAAAAAAGCACTTATGAAAATGTATCAAACTTTTTCTTTTGTAATTGATCGTTTTGTTAGCTTTTTAAATGCTATTCCTATTTCTATACAATCTTTATTAGTGTTTAATTTTATTACTACAATAGAATCATTTAAAAATATTAAAATAGCTTTTTCTGCATCTTTGATTGTTTTATTACTTAATACTATTGCCAATTTAATTCAAATTATGATGCATAATATTAATTTATTAGATAAAGGCCAAATTGAAGCTGGTTATGCTTTAGGAATGACTCAAAAACAAGTTTTTAATTGCATCATTTTTGAACAAAGCATTAAAAAAACTTATCCTGCAGTAGGAAAACAATTTATCACTAACATTAAAGATACTTCGTTGTTTTCAATTATTGGTTTTTCAAGTCTTTTATGGCAGGCTCAGAGTAACGCGTCTGTTGATTTGGATATATGGACTCCTTATATTATAGTTTGTTGTGTTTATTTAATTATTGTCTTTATTACTAATTTTATTTTAAAAATCTTAAACAGGAACAAAATCTAA
- a CDS encoding transporter substrate-binding domain-containing protein — protein MFFFCKDIAENINKQIKIKAFGTFEGALNAVKSGNADFYIGSLSATNSRETYFDIIKYYTTCASILVKTDNEKFFNISNTEEPIQLDNDQFCNKKLRLTTHNFLFQRKY, from the coding sequence ATGTTCTTTTTTTGCAAAGATATTGCTGAAAACATAAATAAACAAATAAAAATAAAAGCTTTCGGTACTTTCGAAGGAGCTCTTAACGCCGTTAAATCAGGCAATGCAGATTTTTATATTGGTTCTTTAAGTGCAACAAATTCCAGAGAAACATATTTTGATATAATTAAATATTATACCACTTGTGCCAGTATTTTAGTTAAAACCGATAATGAAAAATTTTTTAATATCTCTAACACTGAAGAACCAATACAATTAGATAATGATCAATTCTGTAATAAAAAATTAAGATTAACTACACACAACTTCTTGTTTCAAAGAAAATATTGA
- the pdhA gene encoding pyruvate dehydrogenase (acetyl-transferring) E1 component subunit alpha, which produces MLTNVYDPLKGQKLEILDAQGNLVKPELEPKIAKDVLLKMYKTMILSRQADLAALKYQRQGRMGNYLLNSGQEASQVGAVAALEPQDWVSPYYRDAGIYLYRGVSLEQFYLYWYGNENGSKIDPKLRILPANIIIGSSVNLGAGLAFASKYQNKKEVTIATIGDGGTAHEEFNAGLNYAAVFRVPLVVLIQNNQYSISNPRAKVSQAPTLAQKCYAFGIPGMQVDGNDVLAVYVAVKEAITRAREGQGPILIENIAYRLEAHSTNDNASVYRSKKEEDEWRKKDPIIRFQAYLIKKGFLSLEQAAQIEKDAQEEIVASHQKVEQTGTQMPLREIFEHTYEKMTPQLEEQFEECQAFLQTKEGK; this is translated from the coding sequence ATGCTAACTAATGTTTATGACCCTTTAAAAGGACAAAAATTAGAAATTCTTGATGCCCAAGGAAATTTAGTTAAACCTGAATTAGAACCCAAAATTGCCAAAGATGTTTTGTTAAAAATGTATAAAACCATGATTTTAAGTAGACAAGCAGATTTAGCAGCTTTAAAATATCAACGTCAAGGAAGGATGGGTAATTATTTACTGAATTCCGGACAAGAAGCTTCTCAAGTCGGCGCTGTTGCTGCTTTAGAACCACAAGATTGGGTATCCCCTTATTACCGTGATGCCGGGATTTATCTTTATCGTGGCGTTTCTTTGGAACAATTTTATCTTTATTGGTATGGCAACGAAAACGGTTCTAAAATAGATCCCAAATTACGTATTTTACCAGCTAATATAATTATTGGCTCCAGTGTTAATTTAGGTGCTGGCTTGGCTTTCGCTAGCAAATACCAAAATAAAAAAGAAGTGACGATCGCAACTATCGGTGATGGCGGGACTGCACACGAAGAATTTAACGCAGGGTTAAATTATGCAGCTGTTTTTAGAGTGCCTTTAGTTGTTTTAATTCAAAACAATCAATATTCTATTTCTAATCCTCGGGCAAAAGTTTCTCAAGCTCCAACTTTGGCTCAAAAATGTTATGCTTTTGGTATTCCAGGTATGCAAGTTGATGGCAATGATGTTTTGGCGGTTTATGTGGCAGTCAAAGAAGCTATAACTCGTGCTAGAGAAGGACAAGGACCTATTTTGATTGAAAACATTGCTTACCGTTTGGAAGCTCACTCCACTAACGATAACGCTTCTGTTTATCGTAGCAAAAAAGAGGAAGATGAATGGAGAAAAAAAGATCCAATTATCCGTTTCCAAGCATATTTAATTAAAAAAGGTTTCTTAAGTTTAGAACAAGCAGCACAAATCGAAAAAGACGCACAAGAAGAAATAGTTGCCTCTCACCAAAAAGTAGAGCAAACAGGGACTCAAATGCCTTTAAGAGAAATTTTTGAACACACTTATGAAAAAATGACTCCGCAATTAGAAGAACAGTTTGAAGAATGTCAAGCTTTTTTGCAAACAAAGGAAGGTAAATAA
- a CDS encoding alpha-ketoacid dehydrogenase subunit beta: MALMTLLQAINQTLDSQLKKDPNIVVFGQDVGKLGGVFRVTQGLQDKYGENRVFNTPIAESAIIGSAIGMAINGLKPVAEIQFDGFIFVGLEDLFAHGARMRNRSRGTRTVPMVVRVPVGGGVKSLEHHSESLEVILGSVPGLKVVIPSNPYDAKGLLTAAINDPDPVIFMEPKRIYRGFKQEVPEHDYEVEISKAKIVQQGSDITVVAWGAMVIETQLAIKQLNDEISVELIDLRTINPIDRETVITSVKKTGRFLVVHEATKTYGPAGELITLVNESAFMYLEAAPARVTGNDITMPLAKAEHFQFLSPEKIAAAIRKVALEE, from the coding sequence ATGGCTTTAATGACATTGCTACAAGCAATTAATCAAACTTTAGATAGTCAATTAAAAAAAGACCCCAATATTGTTGTTTTCGGGCAAGATGTAGGTAAATTGGGAGGAGTTTTCCGCGTTACTCAAGGCTTACAAGATAAATATGGCGAAAATCGAGTTTTTAATACTCCGATCGCTGAATCAGCGATTATCGGCAGTGCTATCGGGATGGCAATCAACGGCTTAAAACCGGTGGCAGAAATTCAATTTGATGGCTTTATTTTCGTTGGTTTAGAAGATTTATTTGCTCATGGAGCACGTATGCGTAATCGTAGTCGTGGCACTCGTACGGTTCCTATGGTAGTCAGAGTTCCGGTTGGTGGTGGAGTTAAATCTTTAGAACATCACTCCGAGAGTTTAGAAGTTATTTTAGGTTCTGTTCCTGGTTTAAAAGTTGTAATTCCATCAAACCCTTACGACGCTAAAGGGCTATTGACTGCAGCTATCAATGACCCTGATCCGGTTATTTTTATGGAACCAAAAAGGATTTATCGCGGTTTTAAACAAGAAGTTCCAGAACATGACTATGAAGTAGAAATTAGTAAAGCAAAAATAGTTCAACAAGGCTCAGATATTACAGTAGTTGCTTGGGGAGCGATGGTAATTGAAACTCAATTAGCCATCAAACAATTAAATGATGAAATTTCGGTTGAATTAATCGATTTACGAACTATTAACCCGATTGACCGTGAAACTGTTATTACTTCTGTAAAAAAAACCGGACGCTTTTTGGTAGTGCATGAAGCTACTAAAACTTATGGACCGGCTGGAGAATTAATAACTTTAGTCAATGAATCAGCGTTTATGTATTTAGAAGCTGCTCCAGCGCGTGTTACTGGTAACGATATTACCATGCCTTTAGCCAAAGCAGAACATTTTCAATTTTTAAGTCCTGAAAAAATAGCTGCTGCTATTCGCAAAGTAGCTTTGGAAGAATAA
- a CDS encoding dihydrolipoamide acetyltransferase family protein, whose translation MFEFKFADVGEGIHQGTITRWFFKIGDSIKEGDILVKVETDKLDVELTSPVTGTILNMTHKEGDVINVGETLVLIKEPGDSDAVVKQTLNSGSPTVSPTSQQHSPSAQASFPTATITQTKILATPLVRCLAKELGIDLATIKGTGIDGKILKEDIIQFQQKTSTSTTNSFVSQPAPLKASINDSAQTEIIKISRLRKAIAQKMVLAKSTIPETTLIDEVNITALVALRKQAKVQAEKQGIKLTFMAFIMKAVAIALEEFPVFNASFDDARDEIILKKFINLGIAVDTKDGLIVPNVKNANKFNLLELAKKLQEAAQATIERKVQLDALQNGTFTITNFGSLDISYGTPVINYPELAILGVGKISKKPIVENNQIIIADMLPLSLAIDHRIIDGADGGRFLKRIKELLSLPTLLLLS comes from the coding sequence ATGTTTGAATTTAAATTTGCTGATGTCGGCGAAGGCATTCATCAAGGTACTATTACTAGATGGTTTTTTAAAATTGGTGACTCAATCAAAGAAGGTGATATCTTAGTCAAAGTCGAAACAGATAAACTTGATGTCGAATTAACTTCACCTGTAACAGGGACAATTTTGAATATGACTCATAAAGAAGGTGATGTGATAAATGTAGGAGAGACATTAGTTTTGATTAAAGAACCAGGCGACTCTGATGCGGTAGTAAAACAGACGTTAAATTCTGGTAGTCCTACTGTTTCACCCACAAGTCAACAACATTCCCCAAGTGCACAAGCAAGTTTTCCAACTGCAACTATAACACAGACAAAAATATTAGCAACTCCCTTAGTCCGTTGTTTAGCTAAAGAATTAGGAATTGACTTAGCTACAATCAAAGGAACTGGGATTGATGGAAAAATCTTAAAAGAAGATATTATCCAATTTCAACAAAAAACTTCAACTAGCACAACTAACTCTTTTGTTTCTCAACCAGCTCCTTTAAAAGCGAGCATTAACGACTCGGCTCAAACAGAAATTATTAAAATTTCACGTTTAAGAAAAGCAATTGCACAAAAAATGGTTCTTGCTAAAAGCACGATTCCAGAAACAACTTTAATCGATGAAGTTAACATCACTGCTTTAGTGGCTTTAAGAAAGCAAGCCAAAGTACAAGCTGAAAAACAAGGAATTAAATTAACTTTTATGGCTTTCATCATGAAAGCAGTCGCTATTGCCTTGGAAGAATTCCCAGTTTTTAATGCCAGTTTTGACGATGCAAGAGACGAAATTATTTTAAAAAAATTCATCAATCTAGGAATTGCTGTTGATACCAAAGACGGCTTGATTGTTCCTAATGTTAAAAACGCTAATAAATTCAATCTTTTAGAATTGGCGAAAAAATTACAAGAAGCAGCCCAAGCGACTATCGAAAGAAAAGTTCAATTAGACGCGCTCCAAAACGGTACTTTTACAATCACTAATTTCGGCTCTTTAGATATTAGTTATGGCACGCCTGTGATTAATTATCCAGAATTAGCTATTTTAGGGGTTGGTAAAATTTCTAAAAAACCGATTGTAGAAAATAATCAAATTATTATTGCCGATATGTTGCCGCTTTCACTAGCGATTGACCACCGTATTATCGATGGCGCTGATGGAGGAAGATTTTTAAAACGTATTAAAGAATTGTTATCTTTGCCTACTTTATTACTTTTATCCTAA
- the lpdA gene encoding dihydrolipoyl dehydrogenase: MKNYDILVIGGGPGGYVAAIKAAQLGAKVAIVEKHKLGGICLNYGCIPTKTYLKSAKVYQTIQKAADFGITIKEAPTFNWLSILQRKNKIVDQLTSGISFLLKKNKIDVFNGFATVISPQEVQVEKETLRTKNLIIATGATAFIPPIPGAHKAYQKGVLKTSKELLQLDKHPKNITIIGGGVIGVEFATIHRVFGADVTILERQASILNGSDSDIVDAYTKRLKADGINILTNVEINSIQDHQITYTHQGVKNTKESEVILMAAGTKPNLAGLENLNLELTRNSIVTDAFLQTSVPGVYAIGDVNGKHMLAHVASHEGIVAVMHALGLGENHGINYTRIPSCIYGFPEIAAIGMTEKEAQEAKIEYKVSKVPLSAIGKALADGEKEGFAKMIVDKKHLEIIGMHIYAYNATELISEISVGMELEGTAYELSQAIHPHPTLSELTFETLLGAIDKPIHL; the protein is encoded by the coding sequence ATGAAAAATTATGATATTTTAGTAATCGGCGGAGGACCGGGAGGATATGTTGCTGCCATCAAAGCGGCTCAATTAGGCGCTAAAGTAGCGATAGTTGAAAAACATAAGCTAGGAGGGATTTGTCTTAATTATGGATGCATCCCTACCAAAACCTATTTAAAAAGTGCTAAAGTATATCAAACCATCCAAAAAGCAGCTGATTTTGGCATCACAATCAAAGAAGCTCCCACTTTTAATTGGCTTTCGATCTTACAACGCAAAAATAAAATTGTTGATCAATTAACTAGCGGAATTAGTTTTTTGTTGAAAAAAAACAAGATTGATGTTTTCAATGGGTTTGCAACTGTTATTTCCCCTCAAGAAGTACAAGTCGAAAAAGAAACTTTGCGAACTAAAAACTTAATTATCGCAACAGGAGCAACTGCTTTTATCCCCCCTATTCCAGGCGCACACAAAGCTTATCAAAAAGGTGTTTTAAAAACGAGCAAAGAATTATTACAATTAGATAAACATCCTAAAAACATTACTATTATCGGTGGCGGAGTCATCGGGGTGGAGTTTGCTACCATTCATAGAGTATTTGGTGCTGATGTAACTATTTTAGAAAGACAAGCTAGTATTTTAAATGGTTCAGATAGTGATATCGTTGATGCTTATACTAAAAGATTAAAGGCTGATGGAATCAACATTTTAACTAACGTAGAGATTAACTCTATTCAAGACCACCAAATTACTTATACTCATCAAGGTGTTAAAAATACGAAAGAATCAGAAGTAATTTTGATGGCGGCAGGAACCAAACCGAATTTAGCAGGATTAGAAAATCTTAATTTAGAATTAACACGTAATAGCATTGTTACTGATGCCTTTTTACAAACTTCTGTCCCTGGAGTTTATGCTATTGGCGATGTTAACGGAAAGCATATGTTAGCTCACGTAGCCAGTCATGAAGGAATTGTTGCTGTTATGCACGCTTTAGGACTTGGAGAAAACCATGGAATAAATTACACTCGCATTCCTTCTTGTATTTATGGTTTTCCTGAAATTGCAGCCATTGGGATGACTGAAAAAGAAGCTCAAGAAGCTAAAATTGAATATAAAGTTTCTAAAGTCCCTCTTTCTGCAATCGGCAAAGCTTTAGCTGATGGCGAAAAAGAAGGTTTTGCTAAGATGATTGTTGATAAAAAACATTTAGAAATCATCGGGATGCATATTTATGCTTATAATGCGACTGAATTGATTAGTGAAATTTCGGTTGGGATGGAATTGGAGGGGACAGCTTATGAATTATCACAAGCAATTCATCCTCATCCGACTTTATCAGAATTAACTTTCGAAACTCTTTTAGGGGCAATTGATAAACCAATTCACTTATAA
- a CDS encoding thiamine pyrophosphate-dependent enzyme translates to MLCFRYFFREIQVDSADVLAIYVAITEVLQRTKEGKSPTLIKNFSYRLKGHSIDDQPFIYHTQGKKYGAKKDPILRFEKYLIKKGDLNLENIKQIKEKTEKDIIFSILKSKKI, encoded by the coding sequence ATGCTATGTTTTCGGTATTTTTTCAGAGAGATTCAAGTTGATAGCGCCGATGTTTTAGCAATTTACGTAGCTATAACTGAAGTTTTACAACGAACAAAAGAAGGTAAAAGTCCTACTTTGATTAAAAATTTTTCTTATCGATTAAAAGGTCATTCTATCGATGACCAACCTTTTATTTATCACACCCAAGGAAAAAAATATGGAGCAAAAAAAGATCCGATTTTACGATTTGAAAAATATTTAATCAAAAAAGGAGATTTGAATTTAGAAAACATTAAGCAAATCAAAGAAAAAACAGAAAAAGATATTATTTTTAGTATATTAAAAAGTAAAAAAATATAA